In Halorientalis sp. LT38, a genomic segment contains:
- a CDS encoding maleate cis-trans isomerase, with translation MTTRLGLVVPSSNTTVEPDFRAMAPEESTVHAARMPLEDVTVDDLDEMAGGAERAAELLSHAAVDGIAYACTTGSLLHGTGFDEELEARLSEAAGAPAVATALSVKRALAALDAETVAVVTPYASELNEREREYLVDSGFEVASLDGRGLVANTEIGELTAADAREQVESAVPSAHSVDAVFVSCTNYRTVPALSELEAALDVPVISSNSATMWDLTDRLGLSTSLDTRLAER, from the coding sequence ATGACCACCCGTCTCGGCCTCGTCGTCCCCTCCTCGAACACGACGGTAGAACCGGATTTCCGGGCGATGGCTCCCGAAGAGAGCACCGTCCACGCCGCCCGGATGCCGCTCGAGGACGTGACCGTCGACGACCTCGACGAGATGGCAGGCGGTGCCGAACGCGCCGCGGAACTGCTCTCCCACGCCGCCGTCGACGGGATCGCCTACGCCTGCACCACCGGAAGTCTCCTGCACGGCACCGGCTTCGACGAGGAACTGGAGGCGCGGCTGTCCGAGGCGGCCGGCGCGCCGGCCGTCGCGACGGCCCTGTCGGTGAAACGCGCCCTCGCCGCGCTCGACGCCGAGACGGTCGCCGTCGTCACGCCCTACGCCTCGGAGCTGAACGAGCGGGAACGGGAGTATCTGGTCGACTCGGGGTTCGAGGTCGCCAGCCTCGACGGCCGGGGACTCGTCGCCAACACCGAGATCGGCGAGTTGACCGCCGCGGACGCCAGAGAGCAGGTCGAGTCGGCCGTTCCCTCCGCTCACTCCGTGGACGCCGTCTTCGTCTCCTGTACGAACTACCGCACCGTCCCGGCCCTCTCCGAACTTGAGGCGGCGCTCGACGTCCCGGTGATTTCGAGCAATAGCGCGACGATGTGGGACCTCACGGATCGACTGGGTCTGTCGACGTCACTCGACACGCGACTCGCCGAGCGCTGA
- a CDS encoding signal recognition particle protein Srp54 encodes MVLDDLGSSLRGTLNDLRGKSRIDADDVEAVVKEIQRSLLQADVDTSLVMELSDNIETRALEEEPPSSTSARDWVLRVVYEEMVELVGDSTELPLEEQTILLAGLYGSGKTTTAAKMAWWFSKKGLRPAVIQTDTDRPGAYDQAKQMAENAEVDFYGDPDADDPVEIAEAGLEATEEADVRIVDTAGRDGLNEELIAQIERIDEAVDPDRNLLVIDAAMGQSAKDQAQEFESAIGIEGVAITKLDGTAKGGGALAAVNETGSSIAFLGTGETVQDIERFEPSGFISRLLGMGDLKQLTERVERAMEETQDEEDWDPEQLMEGEFTLRDMRHQMKAMDNMGPLDQVMDMIPGMGGGLMDQLPDNAMDVTKDRMRSFEVIMDSMTDDELEHPRSIGQSQVKRIAKGSGTSEDRVRELLEQHKMMAKTLNQFQGMGDADMERMMKQMQQGGGGGPGGPGGMGGMGGGGGPFGD; translated from the coding sequence ATGGTGCTCGACGATCTTGGGAGTTCGCTCCGGGGGACGCTGAACGACCTCCGGGGGAAGTCCCGCATCGACGCAGACGACGTGGAAGCCGTCGTCAAGGAGATCCAGCGCTCGCTGTTGCAGGCCGACGTGGACACGAGCCTGGTGATGGAGCTGTCGGACAACATCGAGACCCGGGCGCTCGAGGAGGAACCGCCAAGCAGCACGTCAGCGCGGGACTGGGTCCTCCGCGTCGTCTACGAGGAGATGGTCGAACTCGTCGGCGACTCCACCGAGTTGCCCCTCGAAGAGCAGACCATCCTCCTCGCGGGTCTCTACGGGTCGGGGAAGACCACCACGGCCGCGAAGATGGCCTGGTGGTTCTCGAAGAAGGGCCTGCGCCCGGCGGTCATCCAGACCGACACCGACCGCCCCGGGGCGTACGACCAGGCCAAGCAGATGGCCGAGAACGCCGAGGTGGACTTTTACGGCGACCCCGACGCCGACGACCCCGTCGAGATCGCCGAGGCCGGCCTCGAAGCCACCGAGGAGGCCGACGTCCGGATCGTGGACACCGCGGGCCGTGACGGCCTGAACGAGGAACTGATCGCTCAGATCGAGCGCATCGACGAGGCCGTCGACCCCGACCGGAACCTGCTGGTGATCGACGCCGCGATGGGCCAGTCCGCCAAGGACCAGGCCCAGGAGTTCGAGTCGGCAATCGGCATCGAGGGCGTCGCGATCACGAAACTCGACGGGACGGCGAAAGGTGGCGGTGCGCTGGCGGCCGTCAACGAGACCGGCTCCTCGATCGCCTTCCTCGGGACCGGCGAGACGGTCCAGGACATCGAGCGGTTCGAGCCGTCGGGGTTCATCTCCCGGCTGCTCGGGATGGGCGACCTGAAACAGCTGACAGAGCGCGTCGAGCGCGCGATGGAGGAGACCCAGGACGAGGAGGACTGGGACCCCGAACAGCTCATGGAGGGGGAGTTCACCCTCCGGGACATGCGCCACCAGATGAAGGCCATGGACAACATGGGGCCGCTCGATCAGGTGATGGACATGATCCCCGGCATGGGTGGCGGGCTGATGGACCAGTTGCCCGACAACGCCATGGACGTCACCAAAGACCGGATGCGAAGCTTCGAGGTCATCATGGACTCGATGACCGACGACGAACTCGAACACCCCCGCTCGATCGGCCAGAGCCAGGTCAAACGGATCGCGAAGGGCTCGGGCACCAGTGAAGACCGCGTCCGCGAACTGCTCGAACAGCACAAGATGATGGCCAAGACGCTCAACCAGTTCCAGGGGATGGGCGATGCGGACATGGAGCGGATGATGAAGCAGATGCAGCAGGGCGGTGGCGGCGGCCCCGGCGGCCCCGGCGGAATGGGCGGTATGGGCGGCGGTGGCGGTCCGTTCGGCGACTGA
- a CDS encoding metal ABC transporter ATP-binding protein, whose amino-acid sequence MTVLDLDGVTFGYGPTPAVEDVSVSVSDGEFLGVVGPNGSGKSTLLALMLGLREPDAGSVRLFGEPAHSFSDGTRVGYVAQDVRESATDMPITVREVVLMGRYPHVGFGRLRERDRTATREALERVGIADLADRRIGRLSGGQRQRAFIARALAGDADLLALDEPAVGVDAESREAFYDLLSALHADGLTVVLVDHDLGVVSERAETVACLNRRLRYYGDPAEFRESDTIARVYGARPQVSGTTP is encoded by the coding sequence ATGACGGTCCTCGACCTCGACGGCGTGACCTTCGGCTACGGGCCGACGCCGGCGGTCGAAGACGTCTCGGTCTCCGTCTCGGACGGCGAGTTCCTCGGCGTCGTCGGCCCCAACGGCTCGGGGAAGAGCACGCTCCTGGCGCTCATGCTGGGCCTCCGCGAACCCGACGCGGGGTCGGTGCGGCTGTTCGGCGAACCCGCCCACTCCTTTTCGGACGGGACGCGCGTGGGCTACGTCGCCCAGGACGTCCGGGAGTCGGCCACGGACATGCCGATCACCGTTCGGGAGGTGGTCCTGATGGGCCGCTACCCCCACGTCGGCTTCGGTCGGCTCAGAGAGCGGGACCGGACCGCCACCCGAGAGGCGCTGGAGCGGGTCGGTATCGCGGACCTCGCGGATCGACGGATCGGGCGACTCTCCGGTGGGCAGCGCCAGCGAGCGTTCATCGCGCGCGCGCTCGCCGGCGACGCTGACCTCCTCGCGCTCGACGAACCCGCCGTCGGCGTGGACGCAGAGTCCCGCGAGGCGTTCTACGACCTGCTGTCGGCCCTCCACGCCGACGGCCTGACCGTCGTCCTCGTCGATCACGACCTCGGCGTCGTCAGCGAGCGGGCCGAGACGGTCGCCTGTCTGAACCGCCGGCTCCGGTACTACGGCGACCCGGCAGAATTCCGGGAAAGCGACACCATCGCGCGGGTCTACGGCGCGCGACCGCAGGTCTCGGGGACGACGCCATGA
- a CDS encoding metal ABC transporter substrate-binding protein — MNDRNSPVRRRSRRSVLAAGGALSAVGLAGCSGLLTAAEGERADVAASFFTFFDFARTITAETPVTVENLVPVGMHGHGWEPDASVTRAIIDADVFVHVGEGFQPWADRAIRTAKDDGADTAFVNVRDGIELLDVAASLDEDEAVADGKDPHFWLDPLRSKTAVDNVEAGLAAAYPNHAETFAANADALRSELDVIHEEYRAVFADPPRDQVVLAAHNAFQYLGARYDVAMNPLVFNLAAEGDVPPEAITRAARLVAENDIEYIAAAVFESHRPARQLIEETRVKQYYPVTPYAGTLEQWVERGWGYAEIARRINMPTFEIVLGKTPPAETVHADYDGGTESL, encoded by the coding sequence ATGAACGATCGAAACTCACCCGTCCGTCGGCGCTCGCGGCGGTCGGTGCTCGCCGCGGGCGGGGCGCTATCCGCCGTCGGTCTCGCGGGGTGTTCCGGGCTGTTGACGGCCGCGGAGGGGGAGCGCGCCGACGTGGCGGCGTCCTTCTTCACCTTCTTCGACTTCGCGCGAACGATCACGGCGGAGACGCCCGTCACGGTCGAGAACCTCGTGCCGGTCGGGATGCACGGGCACGGCTGGGAGCCGGACGCGAGCGTCACCCGGGCGATTATCGACGCGGACGTGTTCGTCCACGTCGGCGAGGGGTTCCAGCCCTGGGCCGACCGCGCGATCCGGACGGCCAAAGACGACGGCGCCGACACCGCGTTCGTGAACGTCCGCGACGGGATCGAACTGCTCGACGTCGCCGCCAGTCTCGACGAGGACGAAGCGGTCGCCGACGGCAAGGACCCTCACTTCTGGCTCGACCCGCTTCGGTCGAAGACGGCCGTCGACAACGTCGAGGCGGGGCTCGCGGCCGCGTATCCGAACCACGCGGAGACGTTCGCGGCCAACGCGGACGCGCTGCGGTCGGAACTCGACGTCATCCACGAGGAGTACCGGGCGGTGTTCGCCGACCCGCCGCGCGATCAGGTGGTGCTGGCCGCACACAACGCCTTCCAGTACCTCGGCGCGCGGTACGACGTGGCGATGAACCCCCTCGTGTTCAACCTCGCTGCCGAGGGCGACGTGCCGCCGGAGGCGATCACCCGTGCGGCGAGGCTCGTCGCCGAGAACGACATCGAGTACATCGCGGCGGCGGTGTTCGAATCCCACCGACCGGCGAGGCAGTTGATCGAGGAGACGCGAGTGAAGCAGTACTACCCGGTGACGCCGTACGCCGGCACGCTCGAGCAGTGGGTGGAACGCGGGTGGGGCTACGCCGAGATCGCCCGGCGGATCAACATGCCCACCTTCGAGATCGTGCTCGGGAAGACCCCACCAGCCGAGACCGTCCACGCCGACTACGACGGGGGGACCGAGTCGCTATGA
- the ftsY gene encoding signal recognition particle-docking protein FtsY: MFDGLKDKLNSFKEDVEEEAEPVDEDAAEAESVDEAAAAEAEAEAAESAASDAESTAPADADERPESDRDAEPEPQSESAAEDDGGSDRGLMERAKLAATGKEVIELEDLEGPLDELEMALLSSDVELSVAQEILTGIRENLEGETRSKVKTTGLVVEEALRDALVDVISVGQFDFEERIAEADKPVTMVFTGVNGVGKTTTIAKLSQWFDERGYSTVLANGDTYRAGANEQLQQHADALDERLISHEQGSDPAAVIYDAVEYAEANDVDVVLGDTAGRLHTSNDLMDQLEKIDRVIEPDMTIFVDEAVAGQDAVNRATEFDDAAAIDGAVLTKADADPQGGAAISIAHVTGKPILFLGTGQDYDDLEPFDPEVIVDRLLGHDED; encoded by the coding sequence ATGTTCGACGGACTGAAAGACAAGCTCAACAGCTTCAAGGAGGACGTCGAGGAGGAGGCCGAACCCGTCGACGAGGACGCGGCCGAGGCCGAATCAGTCGACGAGGCAGCGGCTGCCGAAGCCGAGGCGGAAGCCGCCGAGTCGGCGGCATCTGACGCCGAGTCCACGGCGCCTGCGGACGCCGACGAGCGACCGGAATCCGACCGGGACGCCGAACCGGAGCCGCAGTCGGAGTCCGCCGCCGAGGACGACGGCGGGAGCGACCGCGGCCTGATGGAGCGGGCGAAACTCGCCGCTACGGGCAAAGAGGTCATCGAACTCGAGGACCTCGAGGGCCCGCTCGACGAACTGGAGATGGCGCTGCTCTCCTCGGACGTCGAGCTGAGCGTCGCTCAGGAGATCCTGACGGGGATCCGCGAGAACCTGGAGGGCGAGACGCGCTCGAAGGTCAAGACCACGGGCCTGGTCGTCGAGGAGGCGCTCCGGGACGCGCTGGTCGACGTGATCAGCGTCGGCCAGTTCGACTTCGAGGAGCGGATCGCCGAGGCCGACAAACCCGTGACGATGGTGTTCACCGGCGTCAACGGCGTCGGGAAGACGACCACCATCGCGAAGCTCTCCCAGTGGTTCGACGAGCGGGGCTACTCGACGGTGCTGGCGAACGGCGACACCTACCGCGCCGGCGCGAACGAGCAGCTCCAGCAACACGCCGACGCCCTCGACGAGCGGCTGATCTCCCACGAGCAGGGCTCGGACCCGGCCGCGGTCATCTACGACGCCGTCGAGTACGCCGAGGCCAACGACGTGGACGTGGTGCTGGGTGACACGGCCGGCCGGCTCCACACCAGCAACGACCTGATGGACCAGCTGGAGAAGATCGATCGGGTGATCGAGCCCGACATGACGATCTTCGTCGACGAGGCGGTGGCGGGCCAGGACGCCGTCAACCGCGCGACGGAGTTCGACGACGCCGCCGCGATCGACGGCGCGGTGCTGACCAAGGCCGACGCCGACCCGCAGGGCGGCGCGGCCATCTCCATCGCCCACGTCACCGGGAAACCCATTCTGTTCCTCGGGACCGGTCAGGACTACGACGACCTCGAACCGTTCGACCCCGAGGTCATCGTCGACCGCCTCCTCGGGCACGACGAGGACTGA
- the pfdA gene encoding prefoldin subunit alpha yields the protein MSLGGGGGGQLQQLAEEIQALEEEKEAIEGEIEGLQAEQSEIDEAIEAIRTLDTGETVQVPLGGDAYVRAEVQDIDEIIVSLGGGYAAEREQDDAVDTLENKKDTLDDRIEELRSEVAEIESESDELEEKAQQMQQQQMQQQMSQMQQQADDDE from the coding sequence ATGAGCCTCGGTGGTGGCGGTGGCGGCCAGCTTCAGCAGCTCGCCGAAGAGATCCAGGCGCTCGAAGAGGAGAAGGAAGCCATCGAGGGCGAGATCGAGGGACTGCAGGCCGAACAGTCCGAGATCGACGAGGCCATCGAGGCCATCCGGACGCTCGACACGGGCGAGACGGTGCAGGTCCCGCTGGGCGGCGACGCGTACGTCCGCGCCGAAGTCCAGGACATCGACGAGATCATCGTCAGCCTCGGCGGCGGCTACGCCGCAGAGCGCGAGCAGGACGACGCCGTCGACACCCTGGAGAACAAGAAAGACACGCTCGACGACCGGATCGAGGAGCTCCGGAGCGAGGTCGCCGAGATCGAGTCCGAGAGCGACGAACTCGAGGAGAAGGCCCAGCAGATGCAACAGCAGCAGATGCAACAGCAGATGTCCCAGATGCAACAGCAGGCCGACGACGACGAGTAA
- the rpl18a gene encoding 50S ribosomal protein L18Ae has protein sequence MTEFTVSGRWQARDGWESFEKSLEAENENVAVEHTYAEFGSKHGLKRTQVEVEEVAQ, from the coding sequence ATGACCGAGTTTACCGTGAGTGGTCGCTGGCAGGCACGCGACGGCTGGGAATCTTTCGAGAAAAGTCTCGAAGCCGAAAACGAGAACGTCGCGGTCGAACACACCTACGCGGAGTTCGGCTCGAAACACGGCCTCAAGCGCACGCAGGTCGAAGTCGAAGAGGTGGCCCAATGA
- a CDS encoding YgaP family membrane protein: protein MIEKNVGGADRKGRALLAIVLTVVAVTALQRGNRGTGIVAGLAALGFGFNATTCFCGLNAALGVDTTDGE, encoded by the coding sequence ATGATCGAGAAGAACGTCGGCGGCGCGGACCGAAAGGGGCGTGCACTGCTCGCGATCGTTCTGACGGTCGTCGCCGTCACGGCTCTCCAGCGGGGGAATCGAGGCACGGGGATCGTCGCCGGACTCGCCGCGCTCGGGTTCGGGTTCAACGCGACGACCTGTTTCTGCGGGCTGAACGCGGCGCTGGGGGTCGACACGACCGACGGCGAGTAG
- a CDS encoding NAD(P)-dependent alcohol dehydrogenase, with product MRAARFHGPGEGLVVEEVPRPEPGPGEVLIDVSACGLCHSDLHLMHGDLPIPTPRTLGHEAAGEVAATGPGVDHLDPGTSAVVFGGWGCGHCEVCTRGDDQLCNVLEWAGIGQDGALADFVVVPDAKYVLPTEIDPVEAAPLTDAALTPYRAVQRARQHLSPTDTLLVVGIGGLGQFGVQFAAMTGAQVVAADQDAEKLALAEDLGADVTVDVTQESIQSAVRRVTDDGADAAIDFVGKDETLQACGNALGTQGRLYIVGIGGGSFELSFNPLVGSELVCTNVFWGSIDQLRDVLDLAEAGRLDVGVEPVGFEDLAATYDRLEAGDVDRRAVLVPE from the coding sequence GTGCGCGCCGCGCGCTTTCACGGCCCCGGCGAGGGGCTGGTCGTCGAGGAGGTCCCCCGACCCGAACCGGGGCCCGGCGAGGTCCTGATCGACGTGTCCGCCTGCGGGCTCTGTCACTCCGATCTGCACCTGATGCACGGCGACCTGCCGATCCCGACCCCCCGGACGCTGGGTCACGAGGCCGCCGGGGAGGTCGCGGCGACCGGCCCGGGCGTCGACCACCTCGACCCGGGGACGAGCGCGGTCGTCTTCGGGGGCTGGGGCTGTGGCCACTGCGAGGTCTGCACCCGCGGCGACGATCAACTCTGTAACGTGCTGGAGTGGGCCGGTATCGGCCAGGACGGCGCGCTCGCGGACTTCGTCGTCGTCCCCGACGCCAAGTACGTCCTCCCGACGGAGATCGACCCCGTCGAGGCCGCACCCCTGACCGACGCCGCGTTGACGCCCTATCGGGCGGTCCAGCGCGCCCGCCAGCACCTCTCGCCGACCGACACCCTGCTCGTGGTCGGGATCGGCGGGCTCGGACAGTTCGGCGTCCAGTTCGCCGCGATGACCGGCGCGCAGGTCGTCGCCGCCGATCAGGACGCCGAGAAACTCGCCCTCGCCGAGGACCTCGGTGCGGACGTGACCGTCGACGTGACCCAGGAGTCCATCCAGAGCGCGGTCCGGCGGGTCACCGACGACGGGGCCGACGCCGCCATCGACTTCGTCGGCAAAGACGAGACCTTGCAGGCCTGCGGGAACGCGCTCGGCACGCAGGGGCGGCTCTACATCGTCGGCATCGGCGGCGGGTCCTTCGAGCTCTCCTTCAACCCGCTGGTCGGCAGCGAACTCGTCTGCACGAACGTGTTCTGGGGGAGCATCGACCAGCTCCGGGACGTGCTCGACCTGGCCGAGGCGGGCCGACTGGACGTCGGCGTCGAGCCCGTCGGGTTCGAGGACCTGGCCGCGACCTACGACCGGCTGGAAGCGGGCGACGTGGACCGGCGAGCGGTCCTCGTCCCGGAGTGA
- the surE gene encoding 5'/3'-nucleotidase SurE yields MTAPHVLLTNDDGIDAPGLAALYEELTGAAEVTVVAPMDNQSGTGRTRTHRTTREEHPWGYAIDGTPADCVAYGVGGLDADFDLVVAGCNHGPNAGNYVVGRSGTVGACIEAAFLGLPGIAISAYHAQDFFVHPPEEYDFGRPAKVARELVVRSQHSAVFDEADVLNVNAPVDVPESPMRLTEPHHDYAVDVEHDASERDEVDIGKPREGDIALRDVVWPGTVGWESPFPADADLQDRYPEGSDRRALVEGEVSVSPLTAPALSVETGAIQQVVDGYNDSERARERAQEEQRRDGQA; encoded by the coding sequence GTGACTGCCCCCCACGTCCTGTTGACGAACGACGACGGCATCGACGCCCCCGGGCTGGCGGCCCTCTACGAGGAACTCACCGGGGCCGCCGAGGTGACCGTCGTCGCGCCGATGGACAACCAGAGCGGCACCGGCCGGACCCGGACCCACCGCACCACCCGCGAGGAGCACCCCTGGGGCTACGCCATCGACGGCACGCCCGCCGACTGCGTGGCCTACGGCGTCGGCGGCCTCGACGCCGACTTCGACCTCGTCGTCGCCGGCTGCAACCACGGCCCCAACGCCGGCAACTACGTCGTCGGCCGGTCCGGAACCGTGGGCGCCTGCATCGAGGCGGCCTTCCTCGGACTGCCCGGCATCGCCATCTCCGCCTACCACGCCCAGGACTTCTTCGTCCACCCGCCCGAGGAGTACGACTTCGGCCGGCCGGCGAAGGTGGCCCGCGAACTCGTCGTCCGCAGCCAGCACAGCGCGGTCTTCGACGAGGCGGACGTGCTGAACGTCAACGCGCCCGTCGACGTCCCCGAGTCCCCGATGCGCCTGACCGAACCCCACCACGACTACGCGGTCGACGTGGAACACGACGCCAGCGAGCGCGACGAGGTCGACATCGGCAAACCCCGCGAGGGCGACATCGCGCTCCGGGACGTGGTCTGGCCGGGCACCGTCGGCTGGGAGAGCCCGTTCCCGGCCGACGCGGACCTCCAGGATCGCTACCCCGAGGGCTCGGACCGTCGGGCGCTCGTCGAGGGCGAGGTCAGCGTCTCCCCGTTGACCGCCCCCGCGCTGTCGGTCGAGACCGGCGCGATCCAGCAGGTCGTCGACGGGTACAACGACAGTGAGCGCGCCCGAGAGCGCGCCCAGGAGGAGCAGCGCCGCGACGGACAGGCCTGA
- a CDS encoding magnesium transporter yields the protein MTVREVAVEAYREALPVLAVSAVGGLFAGVVLGGMEAELQAVPGLLMLVPALLATRGNVYGSLGARLGSALHQGLIEPRFDRGDERLRGAVAAALANGVLVSLFAAVLAFVVLGVIGRPVAPLTTLVGIAGLAGLVSGLLLTAAVVSVVFVGYRRGYNPDTLAGPVVTTTGDVVGVATLLLATRIVLGVGGL from the coding sequence ATGACCGTCCGCGAGGTCGCCGTCGAGGCCTACCGCGAGGCGCTCCCCGTGCTCGCCGTGAGCGCGGTCGGCGGCCTCTTCGCGGGCGTCGTCCTCGGCGGGATGGAGGCCGAACTCCAGGCGGTCCCCGGCCTCCTGATGCTCGTCCCGGCCCTGCTCGCGACGCGCGGGAACGTCTACGGCTCGCTCGGTGCGCGCCTGGGCTCCGCCCTCCACCAGGGGCTGATCGAACCCCGGTTCGACCGCGGCGACGAGCGCCTGCGCGGCGCGGTGGCGGCCGCCCTCGCCAACGGCGTCCTCGTGAGCCTCTTCGCGGCGGTGCTTGCCTTCGTCGTCCTCGGCGTCATCGGGCGGCCCGTCGCGCCGCTCACGACGCTGGTCGGCATCGCCGGCCTGGCCGGCCTGGTCTCGGGCCTCCTGCTCACGGCGGCGGTCGTCAGCGTCGTCTTCGTCGGCTACCGCCGCGGCTACAACCCGGACACGCTGGCGGGGCCGGTCGTCACCACGACGGGTGACGTCGTCGGCGTCGCGACGCTGCTGCTCGCCACGCGGATCGTCCTGGGGGTGGGTGGCCTCTGA
- a CDS encoding magnesium transporter produces the protein METRWTPAAIMRTMLPILLVLTAIELASGFVLDTFEGTLLRYPSLLVLVPVTIGMAGNLGSVLAARLSTVLHLGLLSFEPDDEYLLGNAVATVALALTLFPLVGGGAWLAQRVVGGTALGLGTVVVVALASGAVLAFLAVAVTLVATYGAYRFGLDPDDVVIPVVTNVCDVLGVVVLFLVVGLVV, from the coding sequence ATGGAGACGCGCTGGACCCCCGCCGCGATCATGCGGACGATGCTCCCGATCCTCCTCGTGTTGACCGCCATCGAACTCGCCAGCGGGTTCGTCCTCGATACCTTCGAAGGCACCCTCCTCCGGTACCCTTCGCTGCTCGTCCTCGTCCCGGTGACCATCGGGATGGCGGGCAACCTCGGGAGCGTCCTGGCCGCCCGGCTGTCGACGGTCCTCCACCTCGGGCTGCTCTCCTTCGAGCCCGACGACGAGTACCTGCTGGGCAACGCGGTCGCGACGGTCGCGCTCGCGCTCACGCTCTTTCCACTCGTCGGCGGGGGCGCGTGGCTGGCCCAGCGGGTCGTCGGCGGGACGGCGCTGGGCCTGGGCACGGTGGTCGTCGTCGCGCTGGCCAGCGGCGCGGTGCTCGCGTTCCTGGCGGTCGCCGTCACGCTCGTCGCGACCTACGGGGCCTACCGCTTCGGGCTCGATCCCGACGACGTGGTGATCCCCGTCGTCACCAACGTCTGCGACGTGCTGGGCGTGGTCGTCCTCTTCCTCGTCGTCGGGCTGGTCGTCTGA
- a CDS encoding nucleoside recognition protein, with translation MEPAPTALLAEVLVRVGSIAVFVALGVGLASVAVEFGAVEYVAGFARPLTQPANLPPEVGTAILATTASPTAGYGMLAEYREAGLLDDRATLVAVTMNTFFGFAQHIFTFYAPVLIPILGLKVGVMYVGARALISLAITATGVLAGALLLSERNVDTTVEADVDETAGTEADGGEPRDRRAKLRAAGASTAEKVREILPRLFVVYLVVATLVAYWDPIVAALFGSSDALGIASAVAPITGALGLPSAAIPAIAVFAIDTTNGAVFIAPLIENGTFTARAAVATMLVGGIVSFAVSTFKRSIPFQYGIWGREFGTKVIVVNTVLKILFIAVALVILLAPAAV, from the coding sequence ATGGAGCCGGCGCCGACGGCGTTGCTGGCCGAGGTCCTCGTCCGCGTGGGGTCGATCGCGGTCTTCGTCGCGCTCGGCGTGGGGCTTGCCAGCGTCGCCGTCGAGTTCGGCGCGGTCGAGTACGTCGCGGGCTTCGCCCGGCCGCTGACACAGCCGGCGAACCTCCCGCCGGAGGTCGGGACGGCCATCCTGGCGACCACGGCCTCGCCGACCGCGGGGTACGGCATGCTCGCCGAGTACCGGGAGGCGGGGCTGCTCGACGACCGCGCGACGCTGGTCGCCGTGACCATGAACACGTTCTTCGGCTTCGCCCAGCACATATTCACCTTCTACGCGCCCGTGTTGATCCCGATCCTCGGGCTGAAGGTGGGCGTCATGTACGTCGGCGCGCGAGCGCTCATCTCGCTGGCGATCACCGCGACCGGCGTCCTCGCCGGCGCGCTCTTGCTCTCCGAGCGCAACGTCGACACGACCGTCGAGGCCGACGTGGACGAGACCGCGGGAACGGAGGCAGACGGTGGGGAACCACGCGACCGCCGCGCGAAATTGCGGGCCGCCGGGGCGAGCACCGCCGAGAAGGTCCGGGAGATCCTCCCCCGACTCTTCGTCGTCTACCTGGTGGTCGCGACGCTGGTGGCCTACTGGGACCCGATCGTCGCGGCGCTGTTCGGCAGTTCGGACGCGCTGGGGATCGCGAGTGCGGTCGCACCGATCACCGGCGCGCTGGGTCTCCCCAGCGCGGCGATCCCGGCCATCGCGGTGTTCGCCATCGACACGACCAACGGCGCCGTCTTCATCGCGCCGCTGATCGAGAACGGAACCTTCACCGCGCGGGCGGCGGTGGCGACGATGCTCGTCGGCGGCATCGTCTCCTTCGCCGTCTCGACGTTCAAGCGGTCGATCCCCTTCCAGTACGGGATCTGGGGCCGTGAGTTCGGGACGAAGGTGATCGTCGTCAACACGGTCCTCAAGATCCTGTTCATCGCCGTTGCGCTGGTGATTCTGCTCGCGCCGGCGGCTGTCTGA